Proteins encoded together in one Bradyrhizobium sp. CB82 window:
- a CDS encoding branched-chain amino acid aminotransferase — translation MAESIKPIEYSPSWTFFEGKWHEGNVPIMGPRTHGAWLGSVVFDGARAFEGVAPDLDRHVARANQSAINFGLKPVVDTDTWMTLARDGIARFAPKAELYIRPMYWAQNGAGGGVLFDPETTTWCLCIYEAPMPKPVGNAITLSPFRRPTAECAPVEAKAACLYPNNSRALAEAASRGFQNALMLDMLGNVAEFGNSNVFMAKDGVVYTPAPNGTFLNGITRQRVIGLLRADGVTVVEKTLRYADFLAADEIFSSGNFAKVTPVIRIDDRELKLGPFYTKARKLYWDFAHAVKLAA, via the coding sequence ATGGCCGAGAGCATAAAACCCATCGAATACTCGCCGAGCTGGACCTTCTTCGAAGGCAAGTGGCACGAGGGCAACGTGCCGATCATGGGGCCGCGCACGCATGGCGCCTGGCTCGGCTCCGTGGTGTTCGACGGCGCTCGCGCGTTCGAAGGCGTCGCGCCCGATCTCGACCGCCACGTCGCCCGCGCGAACCAGTCCGCGATCAACTTTGGCCTCAAGCCGGTGGTCGACACCGACACCTGGATGACGCTCGCGCGCGACGGCATTGCGCGCTTTGCACCGAAGGCCGAGCTCTACATTCGTCCGATGTACTGGGCGCAGAACGGCGCCGGTGGCGGCGTGCTGTTCGACCCTGAGACCACCACATGGTGCCTGTGCATCTACGAAGCGCCGATGCCAAAGCCGGTCGGCAACGCGATCACGCTGTCGCCGTTCCGCAGGCCGACGGCGGAATGCGCGCCGGTCGAGGCAAAGGCAGCCTGCCTCTATCCGAACAATTCGCGCGCGCTCGCCGAAGCCGCCTCCCGCGGCTTCCAGAACGCCCTGATGCTCGATATGCTCGGCAATGTCGCGGAGTTCGGCAATTCCAACGTATTCATGGCGAAAGACGGCGTGGTCTACACGCCGGCGCCGAACGGCACCTTCTTGAACGGCATCACGCGCCAACGCGTGATCGGGCTGCTGCGTGCCGACGGTGTCACAGTGGTCGAGAAGACCTTGCGCTATGCCGATTTTCTCGCTGCCGACGAGATTTTCTCGAGCGGCAATTTCGCCAAAGTCACCCCCGTCATTCGCATCGACGATCGAGAGCTGAAGCTGGGCCCGTTCTACACCAAAGCGCGCAAGCTCTATTGGGACTTTGCCCACGCCGTGAAGCTCGCGGCGTAG
- a CDS encoding alpha/beta hydrolase gives MPLDPLAKRLLTMMAAAGPAARTRPSVEARRQSLAKLMQFARAEAPGVATTDGTLPGPGGELAYRLYAPENAAPRAPGFVFFHGGGLVAGSIQTHDRIAAGIAHVTGCRLISVDYRLAPEHKFPAAIDDAIAATEWVARNAGLLGIDAERLVIGGDSAGATLAAVVCQEATQNAGLSIVAQCLICPVLDFEETSPSREAFAENHLIDRITINADLADYLPDGIDAADPRISPLRAARLTGLPPAIIHTAEFDPMRDEGNAYARKLLAAGVVVEHVCHDGMVHNFHAMGAILPQAQLVLSQIGEQVRRAVGE, from the coding sequence ATGCCGCTCGATCCGCTTGCAAAGCGCTTGTTGACCATGATGGCCGCGGCCGGGCCGGCGGCGCGCACCCGCCCGAGCGTCGAAGCGCGGCGGCAGTCGCTGGCGAAGCTGATGCAGTTTGCGCGCGCGGAGGCTCCGGGCGTTGCGACGACTGACGGCACGCTGCCCGGCCCTGGCGGCGAGCTGGCCTACCGCCTCTATGCGCCGGAAAACGCCGCACCGCGAGCGCCGGGCTTCGTGTTCTTCCACGGCGGCGGGCTCGTGGCCGGCAGCATCCAGACCCATGACCGCATCGCCGCGGGCATCGCGCACGTGACCGGTTGCCGCCTGATATCGGTCGATTACCGGCTCGCGCCCGAGCACAAATTCCCCGCCGCGATCGACGACGCGATCGCCGCAACCGAATGGGTGGCGCGGAACGCTGGTCTCCTCGGCATCGACGCAGAGCGCCTGGTGATCGGCGGTGATTCCGCCGGCGCGACGCTGGCGGCCGTCGTATGCCAGGAAGCGACACAGAACGCCGGGCTCTCTATCGTCGCGCAATGCCTGATCTGCCCGGTGCTGGATTTCGAGGAGACCTCGCCGTCGCGCGAGGCCTTTGCCGAAAATCACCTGATCGATCGCATCACGATCAACGCCGATCTCGCCGATTATCTACCTGACGGCATCGATGCCGCCGATCCCCGCATCTCGCCGCTTCGCGCAGCGCGGCTGACGGGCTTGCCACCGGCGATCATCCACACCGCCGAGTTCGACCCGATGCGCGACGAGGGCAACGCCTACGCGCGCAAGCTGCTGGCGGCCGGCGTCGTCGTCGAGCATGTCTGCCACGACGGCATGGTCCACAATTTCCACGCCATGGGTGCGATCCTGCCGCAGGCGCAGCTCGTGCTGTCGCAGATCGGCGAACAGGTGCGGCGCGCGGTCGGAGAGTGA